The genomic window GATTACCACGCCAGGCTCTTCGGCCGCCGGCCGGCGGGCATGTGGCTTCCCGAATGCGCCTACAATCCCGGCGACGACCGGGAACTGGCCACGGCCGGCCTGGGCTACTTCTTCCTCGACACCCACGGGGTGCTTTTCGCCCGGCCCCGCCCGCGCTACGGCGTGTTCGCTCCGGTATACTGCCCCAGCGGGGTGGCCGCCTTCGGCCGCGACCCGGAATCCTCCAAACAGGTGTGGAGCGCCCAGGAAGGCTACCCCGGCGACTACGACTACCGCGAGTTTTACCGGGACATCGGCTACGACCTGGATTGGGAGTACATAGGACCCTACGTGCATCCCTCCGGGCTGAGGGTGGACACCGGCTTCAAGTACTACCGCATTACCGGCAGGGGAAACCACAAGGAGCCCTACGTGCCCGAGCGGGCGCGGGAGAAGGCGGCGCTGCACGCCGGCAACTTCATGTTCAACCGCGAACGCCAGATCGAATGGCTGGCCGGCCGCATGGACCGACGGCCCATAGTGGTCGCTCCCTACGACGCCGAACTCTTCGGGCACTGGTGGTACGAGGGGCCGCAGTGGCTGGAGTTTCTCTTCCGCAAAATCGCCTACGACCAGCAGGTGCTCGCCCCCACCACCCCCGGCCGCTACCTCGGCGAGTACCCGGTGAACCAGACGGTGCAGCCCTGCGGCTCCAGCTGGGGCAACGAGGGCTACCACGAGGTGTGGCTGTCCGGCGCCAACGACTGGATCTACCGCCACCTCCATCACGCCGCCGAGGACATGATCGGGCTGGCCAACCGCTTCACCTCTCCCACCCCGCTTCAGGAACGGGCCCTCAACCAGGCGGCACGGGAACTGCTGCTGGCGCAGAGCAGCGACTGGGCGTTCATCATGAGAACCGGGACCATGGTGGATTACGCGGTGAGGCGCACCAAGGAGCACCTGCTGCGCTTCCGGCGGCTCTGCCGGGCCCTGGTGGAGGACGACCTCGATCCGGGATGGCTGGCGCAAGTGGAGCGGGCGGACAACATCTTCCCGGAACTCTCCTACACCTACTTCCGTTCCGCGCCCATCCACGAGGGGGCAAGCTGCGGCCTCCGGTAATCCTGCCGGCCGGCTAAGCGATCGGTGCGAGGGGGGAACCAGGACTGCCGGCAGGACAAGCTGGGGATACTCTGGGGCTAGACTTCCTCCGCCGCGCCGGGCGGGCGGGCTAGGCGGTCGATCATCTCTCCGTACTGCCGGCAGAGCGTTTCTGCCGCCGCAAGCGAGCCCGCCTCGCCGTAAACGTGGTACAGGGGCTCGTCCGCATCCGGCAGCAGCAGGGCCCAGCCTTCCGGCCGATAGACCTTGAGACCCTCCACCAGCTCTACCCGGCCCGGATCCTCCGCCTCGGCCAGCCGGCGCAGCACCTTTCCTTTGGCCCACCAGGGGCAGGGAACGTCCCGACCCGCCCGCCACACCGGGGGGAGGTCGGCTATGGCCCGGGCCAGGGTCCGGCCCTCCGCCGCCAAGCAGGCCGCCAGGCTGCTCAGGGTATAGAGCGCGTCGCCCAGCATCCTTACCTGCCGGCCGCCGCCCGGCTCCCGCCAGGCGGCCTCGGCCTGGACCCGCCAGTCGCTCCCCACCAACCGCACCTCCACTCCCCGGGCCCGGGCCAGCTCGCGGGCCGCCTCCGGGCCGGTCACCGGCAGGGCCAGCACCTCCAGCTCCGGGTCCGCCAGGGCCACCTGCGCCAGCAAAAGCTCCAGCCTGGCCCGGGCCAGGGGCATGCCCCCCGGCTCCCAGAGCCACAGTCTCTCCCCCTCGTCGCATATGCTTACCCCCACGGCACGCCGGGACCGCACCTCCTGCCGGAGGAGTCCACGATCGGCGGTGAGTGCCAGGTCCCAGGGCAGCAGGTCGGCCAGCCCTTCCACCAGGGCCCGCACCCGCGGCGAAGGGCTCTGCACCACCAGGTGCTCCCGGCCGGCGGGGTACCCGCGCCGGCCGCGGGCCCCCAGCACCTCCCGGAGATAGGCCAGGTATCGGGCCTCGGCATCGGCCCGGGTCTCGGGCCGACGGATCTGGTCCTCCCCCAGGCGCCGGAAATCTCCCTGCTGGTAGCCGGCCTCCACCTTGCGGCGCTGGCCGGTGGAAGGGGGCAGGCCCCGGCCGTCCATGAAGACCAGCCAGAAGCGGCCCTGCTCGCGCGGGTCGCGCCGCACGTGCACGCCTCCGGCCAGCCTTTCCTCCCGCACCAGGTAGCGGTGGGCCGGCAGCAGGACCTCGCCGAGGTCCAGCACCTGCAGGCCCCCGGCCATCAGCCCGGCCAGGACCGCCAGCGCCAGCAGTTCCGCACCGGCTCCGGGGGCCCGGCTCAACCCCACCCGGCTGCCGGGCTCAAGCACGCCGGCCCAGGCCTGGGCCACCTCGCTCACCCGGGCCGGGGTCAGGTCCCGGTGCAGGTACCCTCCTACGCCGCAAGAGGCAAACAGGCCCGGCGAGGCGCGGCTGCCCCACACCAGGTTCTCCCTCACGGTGGTATAGGGCTCTACCTCTTTCGACGGCCAGATCTTGACCTCCGGCTTTACCAGGCTGAAGGCCCCTACCCGGCTGCCGTCGCCCACCGCGGCGCCCTCGTAGACCGCGCTGTTCTCTTCCAGTACCACGCCCTCCCCGATCACCGCCCGCCGCGCCGCCGCCCGCCGGCCGATGACCGCCCCCTTCCACACCACCGTCTGCTTGAGCGAGGCCCCTTCCTCCACCACCACGTTATCTCCGATTACCGTATAGGGCTCTACGGTCACGCCCGCCTCCAGGCGACAGTTGGAGCCGATCAGTACCGGCCCCCGCAGGCTGGTGCGCGGGTCGATGCAGGTGTTGGCACCCACCCGTATCCCCTCCCCCCGATCCTCGCCGGTCAGGGCAAAACCCACCCGTCCGGCCAGGACTTCCTGGTTGGCACGGCGGTACTCGTTCAAGTTGCCCGTATTGGATACAGAGGTTACGGCTCTCCGGCCAGGGCGGCGTGAACCACCACCCGCATGGCCTCGCCCCGGCCCGCCACCACTACCTGCCGCACCAGGGTGCGCACCAGTGCCTTCTTCTGCTCAAAGGAGAGTTCGTCCAGCCGGGAAAGAAACTCTGCCGCCCGCTCCCTGAGTTCCCGGAGCCGGGCCTGCGACCGGGCCAGGCCTTCCAGAAGCGCCTCCACCTCGCGCTTGCGCGCCAGCAACCGCTTCTTGCGGTGCTTCAGCTCGGCCAGGGTCCGGGAGGTGGCCGCATCCAGATCCAGGAGCCCCGCGGCCAGGGCCGCCCGGAGGTTGGCCTGACCTTTCTCCACCTCGGCCAGGTGGGCGTTGACCCGCTTCAGTTCCCGGCCCAGTTCCTCCCTACCCGACCCCTGCTCCATTTCCCGGGCGAGGGCCTCCGGATCCTTGAGCCAGCCCTTGATCTGCTCCCACACTGCCGTCTCCACCATCTCCGCCCGCACCCACTTCACCGGGCGGCAGCCCGGCCGGTAGGAGCCGGCCTGGCTCTTCAGACAGGTATAGCCCCGCACCCGGGTCCCGCGGCGACGGCTCTTGGTCATGCCGTGCATGGGGTTCCCGCAGTCGCCGCAGGAGATCAGTCCGGAAAGGAGGTACTCTTCCCTGGCCCAGCCGGACCACAGCCGGCGGGCGGCGCGGAGCTTCTCCTGGGCCCGCTCCCAGAGTTCCCTCTCTATCAGCGCCGGCACCGGCACGGCGATCCACCCGTTTTCTTCCCGGTAGGTCACGCGCGCCCGGGCCTCCGGGGGCAGGAAGCGGTTGTAGCCCACGCCCCGGCAGTCGCGCCGGTTGTAGTACCAGGTGCCGACGTACACCGGGTCGGTCAGTATCCGGCGCACCACGCACCGCTGCCACCGGGGCCGGCCCTTGCGGGTAGGCACTCCCCGGGCGCTGAGCCGGGCGGCCACGCCGTTGATGCCCAAGTCCTCCCCCACGAACCAGCGGTAGACGGCCCGCACCACCTCGGCCTCCACCGGATGGGGTTCCAGCGCGCCCTCCCGGTAGAGGTAGCCGTAGGGGCAGGCGCCCACCGGCAGCTTTCCCTGGCGGGCCTTCTGCAGCTTTCCCCGCAAGGTGCGTTCCCGGATTTTCTCCTTCTCGTACTCGGCAATGGCGCCCCGCAGGGCGTAGAAAAGCCTGCCGTCAGGGGTGTTCTGCCACTCGAAGTTCACGAACTCCAGCCGCACGCCCGCCCTTTCGATCTCTTCGGTAAGCAGCAGCTGGTGGGCCAGGTTCCGCGCCAGGCGGTCCGGGTCGTAACACACCACCAGGTCCACCTGTCCCCCGCGCACCGCCTCCCGCAGGGCGCCCAGGCCCGGCCGGCCGTCCAGGAGTTCCCCGCTCACGCCCTCATCGACGAACTCCGCCACCTCCGCCGCTCCCAGGGCCAGGGCCCGGTCGCGGCAGGCCGCCCGCTGGTCGGCCAGGGAGTACCCCTTCCGCGCCTGCTCCTCGGTGGAAACCCGCGCGTAGATGCCGGCTCTCATTTCCCCCTCTCGCTCCCCTCTCCTTCCGGCCCGCCGGCCTCGGAGAAAAAGCGGGCCAGCAGCCGGTAGGCTTCGCGCAACGCGCCTTCGTCCTTGCCGTGATAAACTACTTCTACCCTGGCACGCACTCCTCCCGACCTCCGGATGGTATTCTTCCCCATCCGGAGCCCCGCCAGCCACGGCAGAGACGCCCTCCTGAGTATAGCAAGGGGTCACCGGCCGCGTCCATTCGGGGCCGCCCGAACCGAGGCATAGTCCCCGGCGGAGAAGGCCTCAAGAATCGCGTTACCGAACGCGGCCGCATAATCTAATACCAACTAAAGGAAAGAAAGGTGATCGGCACATGAGCCGTCAGCTTCCACCCTGTCCGGAAGGCAACTACTACACCATCCAGCCCGGCGATACGCTCTATAGCATCGCCCGGAGGTTCAGAGTATCGGTAGACGACCTCCTGGAAGCCAACCTGGGCCGCGTAGACCCGGACAACCTGCAGATAGGCCAGGTTATCTGCATCCCGCTGGCCGTGCCCCCGGTGCAGTGCCCCCCCGGCTCCACCGTCTATACCATTCGGGCCGGCGACACCTTCTATTCCCTGGCCCGGCGCTTCGGCATCTCCGTGCAGGCCATCATAAACGCCAACCCCGGGGTCAACCCCGAGGCCCTGCTCGTCGGCCAGCAAATCTGCATCCCGGCCCGTCCCCGGCCGGGCGTTTGCCCTCCCGGGACCAGGGCTTACCGGATCCGTTCCGGCGACACGCTTTACTCCCTGGCCCGGCGCTTCGGCACCACCGTGGAGGCCATACAGGAGGCCAATCCCGGCATCAATCCGCTGAATCTCCAGATCAACCAGCTCATCTGCATCCCCACGGTAATAAGGCCTCCCAGGCCACGGCGCTGCCCCGCGGGCAGCTTCGCTTACGTCATCCGGGCCGGCGACACCTTCTATTCCCTGGCCCGGCGCTTCAACACCACGGTAGAGAGCATCCAGGCCCTCAACCCCGGGGTAGATCCGAACCGCCTGCAGGTCGGGCAGGTCATCTGCATACCCCGGGAAGCCTGATTCCCAGGGACGGAAAAGCCTTTGGGAGGGAATGGGGCAATGCAGGAAGACATCCAACCGGAAAGCCCGCTCGGCCGCGCCAAGTGCCGGTACTACCCCACCGAGGGGTACTACCCGAAGAAGGCCTACGCCGAGGCACTGCGCCTCATAGCGGAAGCCGTACAGGATGAAAGAGGAGACGAACTCTTTTACGACTATCTCCTAAGCAAGGCCCCGTCTGAGGAGCAGAGGGCCGTAATCGCGGCCATCAGGGACGACGAAAGAAAGCACCAGCGCATGTTCCGCCAGCTCTACTGCGAACTGACCGGCAAGGCCGTGCCGCCGGGGGAGCCGGAACGCTTCGAGCCCCCCAGGACCTACCTCGAGGGGATCGAGCGCGCCCTCTTCGGCGAGCTCAGGGCGGTAGAGATGTACCGCCGCATCCTTTTCGGGCTGAAAGACCTGGCCTACCGGAACATGGTAACCGAGATCTGGACCGACGAGCTCAAGCATGCCTGCAAGTGGAACTTCCTTTACACCCTGAACACCTGCCGGGACAACTGAGAAGCCGCCCGGTGAAACACCCGTCCGACCCGACCGGCCCACCTCCTGCATCGCAGTCCTGGAAAGGGCGGGTCCCGGCGCCAGTGCTCCGCCGCCGCGACCCGCCCCGCCACCCCGTCCACCAGGTCCGGGAAGACGCCGGCTTCGGCGGAATGCTTCTTCCGTTTGAACCTCTCGTCCGCTTTGAACCTAGTGCAGCTCCGGCTGGTACTTCTCCTGCAGCGGTTTGAGCACGTCAATGGCCTCCTTGACTTCCGGGGCACAGGGAGCCTTGAGGTCGGCAACGATGGTCCGGCCTTCGTAAGGGGGCGAGCTGTGGGTCTGGCCGAGCCATACTTTCAACTCGTAGTAGGCGCCGTCTGGCAGCGGCGGCCAGGACTTGGGGAAGGCGGTATAGGCTACGTAATCCTTGTCCGCCTCTTGGGGCACCTGCTCCCAATCCACCTTCTCCAAAACCGCCTTGACGGCGGCCAGTTCTTCGGCCGCAAGCTTACCCTTGTTGTCAACCGCGTCGCCGTAGTCACC from Clostridia bacterium includes these protein-coding regions:
- a CDS encoding ferritin-like domain-containing protein; this encodes MQEDIQPESPLGRAKCRYYPTEGYYPKKAYAEALRLIAEAVQDERGDELFYDYLLSKAPSEEQRAVIAAIRDDERKHQRMFRQLYCELTGKAVPPGEPERFEPPRTYLEGIERALFGELRAVEMYRRILFGLKDLAYRNMVTEIWTDELKHACKWNFLYTLNTCRDN
- a CDS encoding recombinase family protein, encoding MRAGIYARVSTEEQARKGYSLADQRAACRDRALALGAAEVAEFVDEGVSGELLDGRPGLGALREAVRGGQVDLVVCYDPDRLARNLAHQLLLTEEIERAGVRLEFVNFEWQNTPDGRLFYALRGAIAEYEKEKIRERTLRGKLQKARQGKLPVGACPYGYLYREGALEPHPVEAEVVRAVYRWFVGEDLGINGVAARLSARGVPTRKGRPRWQRCVVRRILTDPVYVGTWYYNRRDCRGVGYNRFLPPEARARVTYREENGWIAVPVPALIERELWERAQEKLRAARRLWSGWAREEYLLSGLISCGDCGNPMHGMTKSRRRGTRVRGYTCLKSQAGSYRPGCRPVKWVRAEMVETAVWEQIKGWLKDPEALAREMEQGSGREELGRELKRVNAHLAEVEKGQANLRAALAAGLLDLDAATSRTLAELKHRKKRLLARKREVEALLEGLARSQARLRELRERAAEFLSRLDELSFEQKKALVRTLVRQVVVAGRGEAMRVVVHAALAGEP
- a CDS encoding LysM peptidoglycan-binding domain-containing protein codes for the protein MSRQLPPCPEGNYYTIQPGDTLYSIARRFRVSVDDLLEANLGRVDPDNLQIGQVICIPLAVPPVQCPPGSTVYTIRAGDTFYSLARRFGISVQAIINANPGVNPEALLVGQQICIPARPRPGVCPPGTRAYRIRSGDTLYSLARRFGTTVEAIQEANPGINPLNLQINQLICIPTVIRPPRPRRCPAGSFAYVIRAGDTFYSLARRFNTTVESIQALNPGVDPNRLQVGQVICIPREA
- a CDS encoding DUF1957 domain-containing protein; this encodes MPLGYLALVLHAHLPYVRHVDRDDCLEERWLYEALTESYVPLLDTFLRLADDRVPFCLTVSLSPPLLNMLLDPLLQTRYLNHLARMMELADKEVFRTRHQPAFAPLARMYRDRLRRVCHLYHEVYRDNLITGFRELADRGYLELVTCAATHAYLPLIGLQREVVRAQVRIAADYHARLFGRRPAGMWLPECAYNPGDDRELATAGLGYFFLDTHGVLFARPRPRYGVFAPVYCPSGVAAFGRDPESSKQVWSAQEGYPGDYDYREFYRDIGYDLDWEYIGPYVHPSGLRVDTGFKYYRITGRGNHKEPYVPERAREKAALHAGNFMFNRERQIEWLAGRMDRRPIVVAPYDAELFGHWWYEGPQWLEFLFRKIAYDQQVLAPTTPGRYLGEYPVNQTVQPCGSSWGNEGYHEVWLSGANDWIYRHLHHAAEDMIGLANRFTSPTPLQERALNQAARELLLAQSSDWAFIMRTGTMVDYAVRRTKEHLLRFRRLCRALVEDDLDPGWLAQVERADNIFPELSYTYFRSAPIHEGASCGLR